In the Rhododendron vialii isolate Sample 1 chromosome 2a, ASM3025357v1 genome, GAGAATATAACTCACATGAATTTGCAAATTTTTGGGAGACCCATGGAATCAAGAGACAGCTTACAGCAGCTCATACGCCCCAACAGAATGGGGTTTGCGAGAGGAAGAATCACACTATAATGAACATGGTGTAAAGCCTTCTGAGAAGAAGTGGTATTCCGAAGAATTTCTGGCCCGAAGCAGTTAATTGGAGCATTCATGTTTTGAATAGAAGTCCCACACTTGCTGTTCAAAACATGAACACCAGAGGAAGCATGGAGCAGACAAAGACCGGCGGTAGATCATTTCAGAATATTTGGGTGAATAGCATATGCCCATATTCCAGATCAGAAGAGGAAAAAGCTTGATGACAAGGGAGAGAAGTGCATTTTTCTTGGTGTTAGTGATCAATCAAAAGCTTATAAGCTTTACAATCCTAGCACTAAGAAAATCCTTATCAGTCGAGACGTTGTTTTTGATGAAGATCAAACCTGGCCATGGAATACAAATGTTGTTGAAGAACAAATTCCAACAAGTTTTGATGGAGAAGATGATAATGAAGCAAAGCAGTCCCAGCAGCAGTTTGTTCCAACAACTGCTGATCTAGAGAATCCTCAAAATGAAGCTCCTATAGCCTCTGAAATCACACCAGCAACACCAGAAGTTGACGAACAGGTTGAAGCAGCAGCTGGATCACATTCTCATCGTGTTTGAAAGAGGCCAGCATGGATGTCGGATTATGAGGTAACTAGAATTGATCAATCCGATGATCCACTCACTCACTTTGCTCTATTTTCAGATTGTGACCCTACAGTTTTCGAAAATGCTGTCAAAGAATCAAAATGGCGGAAGGCTATGGATGCTGAAATTGCAGCCATCGAAAAGAATGATACTTTGGAGCTATCTAATCTTCCACAAGGGCACAAAACAATTGGTGTAAGGTGGGTTTACAAGACAAAGTTGAAGGAGAATGGTGAAGTTGACAAGTACAAGGCACGCTTGGTGGCCAAGGGCTACAAGCAAGAGTTCGGTGTTGATTACAAAGAAGTCTTTGCTTCGGTTGCAAGGCATGACACAATCAGATTGGTGATCGCATTAGCAGCTCAAAACTCATGGCCTATCTTCCAGTTGGACGTGAAATCGGCATTCCTCCATGGAGATTTGAAAGAACTGGTATTTATCGATCAACCTCCTGGTTATGTGAAACTTGGAAATGAGCATAAAGTGTGTAAATTAAAGAAGGCTCTATATGGATTAAAGCAAGCTCCACGGGCTTGGTATAATCGTAtagaaacttattttttgaaggaaggatttcaaaaatatccttATGAACATACACTTTTCATAAAGATTGAAGATGGAGGGAGAATGCTCATTGTTTGCTTATATGTCGATGATTTGATTTATACTGGAAATGATAGTGCCATGTTTAAGAAATTTAAGGAGTCCATGATGGCTGAATTTGAAATGTCTGATCTTGATAAAATGCATTACTTTCTTGGTATCGAAGTGGTGCAGCTTCCTGCTGGAATTtttatttctcaaaagaaaTATGTGCAAGAAATTTTAGGCAGGTTTCAGATGAAGAATTGCAATTCTGTGAGCACACCAACTGAGTTTGGTGTGAAGCTAACTAAAGATCATGATGGAAAGAAGGTTGATAGCACACTTTACAAGCAAATTGTTGGAAGTTTAATGTATTTGACTGCAACAAGGCCAGACATAATGTATTCTGTGAGTCTCATTAGTAGATACATGGGAATCCTACTGAGTTACATCTTCTAGTGGCCAAGAGGATCTTTCGATATTTGCAAGGTACTTGGAAATTTGGGTTGTTCTACAAGAAGGGAGAAAGATCAGATTTGAGAGGCTTCACTGATAGTGATTATGCTGGAGATCAAGATGATAGAAGAACCACTTCGGGGTATGTCTTTATGCTAGGTTCAGGGGCTGTTTCATGGTCATCAAAGAAGCAGTCAATCGTCACTTTATCAACCACTGAGGCTGAATTTGTTGCTGCCACTTCATGTGTCTGTCAAGCAATATGGTTGAAGAAAATTCTTAAAGAGCTTTATTTCAAGAGGCAAGGTGCTATTACAATTTTCTGTGACAATAGCTCTGCAATCAAACTCTCCAAGAATCCAGTTCTACATGGAAGAAGCAAACATATTGACATGAAGTTTCACTTCTTAAGAGACCACACCAAGGATGGAACTATTGATCTAATCTTTTGCAAAAGTGAAGATCAAGTTGCAGATATTATGACCAAACCCCTCAAGTTGGGAATGTTCATGAAGCTGCGGAGCTTACTCGGTGTTTGTTCGATGGAGAATCCAATTTGACGGAGGGAGCTGCAAGGTTACTCGGCAACAAGCAAGCTGAGAGGGACGACACGCTACCGGAGGGGCTGGGCAGGTGAAGAACTCTTTCTAAACTGAATGTCAGTAGAGCACTCAGTTTAAGGGAGGGTGTTaagtttttggttttattttgtaatttgaataAGTCTTTGATTGTCCTAGTCTTTAGGAGGTTGTTGCTTTACCAGATTTATAGGAGTCTTAGTAGTGGGATAATCTGTTTCGATTCAGTTCCTTGTTTTCTGGTACAGCTGTTAGTTGGTTCCTAAATTAGTGGTATGCTAGTTCATGTAATCTTCTATTTAAGTTGTTGGGTCTTATGAATAATATGTACGTTCAATTTTCAGCTTCTTTTCTTCCTGTCATAAGTATATAACAGAAGCACGATAGCCCCAACAAGCAGAAGCCAGAGAAACAACAAGCCTAACGAGGGAGAAACTGCGATAATGATCAACCGCGAGTTTCCTTCGTTTTCCTTACCGCCCCCAGACACTGAGTTGTTGCATGGTGTCAATCCTTGGTTTGGATCACCACAAAGATTCTTGTTATGAGAAAACGCTTCGGACGGAGGCGAATTGAAAACCTTGGAGTCAGGCAGAGGACCCTCCAGTTCATTGTACGACAAATCGATGGTTGACAAGCTGAGCATTCCACTAAACGAATCCGGTATAGAACCggagagagagttgtgggagAGGTTTAAAGCTACTAGGATAATCAGCTTCCCTAGTTGAGGTGAAATCGCTCCGGTGAGTGAGTTGGAACTAAGATCAAGCAGTATTTGTAAAGTTCCAAGATTACCAATCTGATAGGGAATGCTCCCATTCAATTGATTTTTACTCAGGCTTAGAAACATCAATCTCGAGATGTCTCCAATTTGACCCGGAATCGGTCCACTTAGCATGTTCATGGAGAGATCAAGAGAAGCCAAATTGGACAGTCCCCCGATTTCGAATGGTATTTGACCAGAAATTTTGTTGTCACTCAAGTTTAACGTCAATAGTTTCGACAATCGTCCAACTTGAGCCGGAATTCTCCCGGATATCTTATTGGAAGAAAGGTCAAGCACTACTAGCTGGTTCAATTGGGAGATCTCCATTGGGATTTCACCTCCAATGGAATTCCCACCAAGATTCAGCCGTGTCAAGTTACTGCATTCTCCCCATGTGGGTGAGATTTTCCCTTGTAAATTGTTGTGGCTCAAGTCGATATACGTGAGGTTCGGGTACGCTCCGAAATCTTGATCAAGATTTCCTGTTAGTTGATTATGATCAAGCCGGACTTTGAACAAGGATGTGCAGTTTTTGAGGCTCACCGGGATTGGACCGGTGAAGTTATTGTACCCCGCGGTGAAATTCGCTAGCATTCCGCCTCGACACACTTGTGGAGGTAATTGTCCACTCAAGTTGTTATAAATTAGATGAAAATCAACCAATGATGAAAGATTTCCGATTTCTTCCGGTACTGGACCAGATAAGTAGTTCGAAAACAAGCTCAAATCAGTTAACTTGGTCAAGGTGCCGAAATTCTTAGGAATCTGGCCAGAGAATTCGTTTAGGTTAAGATGTAGGAAAGTTATCTTACTCAAATTACCCAAAGACTGAGGAATTGGGCCAGAAAATCTGCTTTTATCTAAAGCCAAGATTGTCAAATCTTCCAAATTACCTATCTCCGCCGGGAGGGGACCACTGAGCAAGGTACCCTGGAAGAGTAGCCTTTGGAGGCTGAGCAGGCCGGTTTTAGCCTGACTTGACCAGCGGTGTTGAACAATTGAGGCTCGGACTTCTCTTCGTAAATTCCGAAGATTGGTGGATCTCCAAGCTTTCCTTCTCAACTAATATCTGTAAATGTAAGTGTTTGCACAGTAGAAAACAATATAGAGATAGGGCAAAATTTGTGCGTGGGTTGTGATAGGATTTCCCCTCTTCTGGGTTTTCTTTTATAGGCATATACCCATGTAACGTTATAGGGAAAACTGCTCCCTATTATTTAGATAGTGGGGGTTATCTCACTCACCCATATCTCTCTAACCACCCCTTTTATTTAGGGAGCACATCACATGATATAACCATATCACCCCCATCCACATGCACATCTCTTATTAAGTGGGATACACCTAATAGTGGTTTGACCAAATCAAACTCTTAGCCAACTTGGCCAATCACACCTATTGTATTCTCTTGTGCAAACACACAGAATAATTTCAGGCTCAACCAAAAAGAAACGTTAGCCAATAATAAATAAGGCAAACATAATTAACAATCAGGTATGTAAAATATGGAGGGCTATTTTGCCACTCATTCCAACATCTCCCACTTGGCCAATAGACCGAGATATTTTTAATCACTTTTCACTCCCTAGAGATGTACATGTTTTCTAAAATCAACAGATGCAATAGGCTTTGTGAGAGGATCAGCAAGCATCTCTTTAGAAGAGAGATAATCTATAGAAATCTCATTTCTTTGTAGCACATCAACAACATAGTGATATTGCCGATCTATATGTTTTCCCCTTGATCCAATCTCACCATTTTTAATGGTCTGTATAGCAGCTTGGTTATCACGCATAATAGCTATTGGCTTGTTAGctatttcatttattttcaaATCTTCAAGAAACCTCTTAATCCAAACAGCTTCAGAAGCTGCGCCGCTATATGATATATATTCAGCTTCCATTGTACTTTTAGCCACACATGACTGTTTTTTACTAGACCATGAAATTGCACCTCCACCAAGAAGGAATACATAGGCTGAAGTAGACTTACCATCATCAACATCGCCAGAAAAATCTGCATCTGAATATCCAACAACTTCTAAGTTGTCACCATTACAATGATAGGTCAATTTGTAGTCTTCAGTGCCTTGAATGTATCTAAGTATCCTTTTAACAGCTGCCCAATGAGGCTCACCAGGATTACTTTGATATCTATTTACTACACTGACAGCGTAACTAATATCAGGTCGAGTACACAACATTGCATACATAAGACTACCAACAGCTTGAGCATAAGGcttgttttccattttcatcttttcttcttcattaGCTGGGCACATTCTTTTTGATAGAATAGTTTGTTTATGAATAGGTGTATCTAATGGATTAGATCCTTCCATGTTGaatcttttgagaattttctcaaaatattgttcTTGAGATAACTTTAATATCCTTGTTTTTCTATCTCTAATTATTTGTATGCCCAATACATAAGACGCTTCACCCATATCTTTCATTTCAAATTGGCTTTGAGATAATTTTTAATCTCTTCTATTGACACAATATCATTGCCAGCAATCAAaatatcatctacatacaaTGATAAAATCATAAAGCTACTCCCACTGCTCCACTGATATACACAAGGATCATATTCATTCGCAGTAAATCCATACGAAGTTATAGCCTTATCAAAAGTATAGTACCACTGTCTAGATGATTGTTTAAGCCCATATAAAGACTTCTTTAGCTTGTAAACTTTATCTTCATGACCTTCTACAATATACCCTTCAGGTTGTTGCATATAAATGTCTTCTTTTAATTCTCCATTCAAAAACGCAGTTTTTACATCCATTTGGATGAGTTCCAAATCTAACGATGCCACAATAGCCATTAAAATCCTTATCGAATTGAATTTAGCAACAGGAGAATATGTTTCTTCATAATCTATTCTGGGTTTTTGCGTAAAGCCTTTGGCAACTAATCTAGCCTTATACTTATCGATAGTTCCATCAGACTTGTATTTCTTTTTGAGAATCCATTTGCACCCAAtagcttttctttctttaggTAAATGCACTAACTCCCAAACGTCATTTTTAATAATGGAATCTAATTCATCTTGAATTGCTTCTACCCATTTCTTTGAATCTTGGGACAACAAGGCCTCTTGAATAGTCGATGGGTCATCAATATTTTCTTCTATCATAAAAGTAAGATAGTCTTTTAACCTTGAGGAtggatttctttctctttgaATGTTTCCAACAATGTCATGTGGTATAACAGAAGGTTCAGAAATTATTTCTACACTAGGAATTCTAGGCTCAttcaaactttctttttctttggagatCTCAAATAATTCAACCAGGCGACTAGGATTTCTAGTGTCAATTTCTTCTTCCAAAAATCTTGCATCTCTACTTTCCATGACACTAATACTACCATTACTATGATGAACAACAAACCTGTAACCTTTAGAATTTTCAGGATATCCTACAAATGTTCCCTTGATAGTTTCGCTATCTAATTTTCCTCTTTGTTGAGCCGGAACTAATATGTGAGCAGAAGAACCCCATACCTTTAAGTGGTCTAGGCTAGGTTTCCTACCTGTCCATAATTCGTG is a window encoding:
- the LOC131317068 gene encoding MDIS1-interacting receptor like kinase 2-like; translation: MGEASYVLGIQIIRDRKTRILKLSQEQYFEKILKRFNMEGSNPLDTPIHKQTILSKRMCPANEEEKMKMENKPYAQAVGSLMYAMLCTRPDISYAVSVVNRYQSNPGEPHWAAVKRILRYIQGTEDYKLTYHCNGDNLEVVGYSDADFSGDVDDGKSTSAYVFLLGGGAISWSSKKQSCVAKSTMEAEYISYSGAASEAVWIKRFLEDLKINEIANKPIAIMRDNQAAIQTIKNGEIGSRGKHIDRQYHYVVDVLQRNEISIDYLSSKEMLADPLTKPIASVDFRKHLRRKAWRSTNLRNLRREVRASIVQHRWSSQAKTGLLSLQRLLFQGTLLSGPLPAEIGNLEDLTILALDKSRFSGPIPQSLGNLSKITFLHLNLNEFSGQIPKNFGTLTKLTDLSLFSNYLSGPVPEEIGNLSSLVDFHLIYNNLSGQLPPQVCRGGMLANFTAGYNNFTGPIPVSLKNCTSLFKVRLDHNQLTGNLDQDFGAYPNLTYIDLSHNNLQGKISPTWGECSNLTRLNLGGNSIGGEIPMEISQLNQLVVLDLSSNKISGRIPAQVGRLSKLLTLNLSDNKISGQIPFEIGGLSNLASLDLSMNMLSGPIPGQIGDISRLMFLSLSKNQLNGSIPYQIGNLGTLQILLDLSSNSLTGAISPQLGKLIILVALNLSHNSLSGSIPDSFSGMLSLSTIDLSYNELEGPLPDSKVFNSPPSEAFSHNKNLCGDPNQGLTPCNNSVSGGGKENEGNSRLIIIAVSPSLGLLFLWLLLVGAIVLLNRKSQKEDVVKGENIFLIKNFCGRIAFEDIVRATDNFDDAYCIGQGGSARVYKVNLPSGQVVAVKKLFMNEGSEIGEIKSFANEVATLTEIRHRNIVKLYGFCYHKKHTFLVCEYMERGSLADVLRRERDAKELDWSKRVNIVKGVVHALSYLHHNCVPPIIHRDISSKNVLLDSEMEAHVSDFGTARFLKPDSSNWTAVAGTFGYIAPELSYTMAVTEKCDVYSFGVLTLEILMGSLTGELNSNLYSSVDNERIQLADVLDPRLPPKGNDPFIKDFTENQEKTENPESEQFYVEENPEMDPTFADQLADEWSRLQDFLKNAIGSDFSFRDLYVPTEFPIMYAQYQQLMANPPNQREVYTAQHPSLWRRANLEKEIRDNLESIPGFDIRSEPYYSHYRDMDNQPPIPTPDRNHNHNPPNIQEEDEMAQLIAEVENLRAFMTATPRFSDGR